One Actinoplanes missouriensis 431 DNA segment encodes these proteins:
- the rpmA gene encoding 50S ribosomal protein L27, translating into MAHKKGASSSRNGRDSAAQRLGVKRFGGQLVSAGEILIRQRGTKFHPGDLVGRGGDDTLFALANGNVLFGTKRGRKTVSIVPVAE; encoded by the coding sequence ATGGCTCATAAAAAGGGTGCATCCAGCTCGCGTAACGGCCGTGACTCCGCCGCCCAGCGCCTCGGCGTGAAGCGGTTCGGTGGTCAGCTGGTCAGCGCCGGCGAGATCCTGATCCGTCAGCGGGGCACGAAGTTCCACCCGGGCGACCTGGTCGGCCGTGGTGGCGACGACACGCTCTTCGCTCTGGCCAACGGCAACGTGCTCTTCGGCACGAAGCGTGGCCGCAAGACCGTCAGCATCGTGCCGGTCGCGGAGTAG
- the obgE gene encoding GTPase ObgE, which yields MTTFVDRVVLHLQAGDGGHGCASVHREKFKPLGGPDGGNGGHGGSIKLVVDPQQHTLLDFHFHPHIKASNGGGGAGANRDGATGKDLILKVPNGTVVLSESGEVLADMVGSGTEFEVARGGRGGRGNASLANNRRKVPGFAELGEPGDAFDVVLELKSVADVGLVGFPSAGKSSLISVMSAAKPKIADYPFTTLVPNLGVVQAGEETFTIADVPGLIPGAATGKGLGMQFLRHIERTSVLVHVLDAAAPEIERDPLADLDAIEAELAAYGGLEDRPRLVVLNKIDIPDGRDLAEMVRPDLEARGYQVFEISAVTREGLREFTFALSKLVAENRAAKPVEEPTRIVLRPRAVDDAGFTIEQDEDGVFVIRGTQVERWVRQTNFDNDEAVGYLADRLDRLGVEAMLGKKGAQAGDPVRIGSREFDWHPNAGEYVSGPRGTDSRLEELDTRPSAAQRLAARKARRVRSEDEIQHMAADGTVSSVKNSQVPVLVTDEDDDDAIDKGDTDE from the coding sequence GTGACCACGTTCGTCGACCGGGTCGTGCTGCATCTGCAGGCGGGTGACGGTGGGCACGGATGTGCCTCCGTGCACCGGGAGAAGTTCAAGCCGCTCGGCGGCCCCGACGGCGGTAACGGCGGGCACGGCGGCAGCATCAAGCTGGTCGTCGACCCGCAGCAGCACACCCTGCTGGACTTCCACTTCCACCCGCACATCAAGGCGAGCAACGGCGGCGGTGGCGCCGGGGCGAACCGCGACGGCGCGACCGGCAAGGACCTGATCCTCAAGGTGCCGAACGGCACGGTCGTGCTGTCGGAGTCCGGTGAGGTGCTGGCCGACATGGTCGGTAGCGGCACCGAGTTCGAGGTGGCCCGCGGTGGCCGCGGCGGCCGGGGCAACGCCTCCCTGGCGAACAACCGGCGCAAGGTGCCGGGCTTCGCCGAGCTGGGCGAGCCGGGTGACGCTTTCGACGTGGTCCTCGAGCTGAAGAGCGTCGCCGACGTCGGCCTGGTCGGCTTCCCGTCGGCCGGCAAGTCCTCGCTGATCTCGGTGATGTCCGCGGCCAAGCCGAAGATCGCCGACTACCCGTTCACCACCCTGGTGCCGAACCTGGGCGTGGTGCAGGCCGGCGAGGAGACGTTCACCATCGCCGACGTGCCCGGCCTGATCCCGGGCGCGGCCACCGGCAAGGGCCTCGGTATGCAGTTCCTGCGGCACATCGAGCGCACCTCGGTGCTGGTGCACGTGCTCGACGCCGCGGCGCCGGAGATCGAGCGTGACCCGCTCGCCGACCTGGACGCGATCGAGGCGGAGCTCGCGGCGTACGGCGGTCTGGAGGACCGTCCGCGTCTCGTGGTGCTCAACAAGATCGACATCCCGGACGGCCGGGACCTCGCCGAGATGGTCCGTCCCGATCTGGAGGCCCGTGGCTACCAGGTCTTCGAGATCAGCGCGGTGACCCGCGAGGGTCTCCGCGAGTTCACCTTCGCCCTGTCGAAGCTGGTCGCCGAGAACCGGGCGGCCAAGCCGGTCGAGGAGCCCACCCGCATCGTGCTGCGCCCGCGCGCGGTCGACGACGCCGGCTTCACGATCGAGCAGGACGAGGACGGCGTGTTCGTGATCCGCGGCACCCAGGTCGAGCGCTGGGTGCGGCAGACGAACTTCGACAACGACGAGGCCGTCGGTTACCTGGCCGACCGGCTGGACCGGCTCGGCGTCGAGGCGATGCTGGGCAAGAAGGGCGCCCAGGCCGGCGACCCGGTCCGGATCGGCAGCCGCGAGTTCGACTGGCATCCGAACGCCGGGGAGTACGTCTCCGGTCCCCGCGGCACCGACTCCCGCCTGGAGGAGCTCGACACCCGGCCGAGCGCGGCGCAGCGTCTCGCAGCCCGTAAGGCCCGGCGGGTCCGCTCCGAGGACGAGATCCAGCACATGGCGGCCGACGGCACGGTCAGCAGCGTCAAGAACTCGCAGGTTCCGGTGCTGGTCACCGACGAGGACGACGACGACGCGATCGACAAGGGCGACACCGACGAATAG
- a CDS encoding Rne/Rng family ribonuclease, whose protein sequence is MLDNEPPVNLGEQGGERDGAVTPPGDTAAGTTPARRTRAPRRKAAAPEPAADGPDSSAAAPSEAAGAEPGGAIEVAATDPPAPAKKATRTRRKAAAPAAEPAPVAGEAADPAPVAGEAVAEAAGVPVAETNAGEATPPPVKKATRSRRKAAAPAASAAPETPAAPADAAAPEATDEPVKAVKAAKAAKAAPAKAAAPAKATRSRRKAAAAPEPAAEASAEPAGEVSAAPADGVSAAPASGPTPAPVVEPVAAEADLEEIDEELIADAAIEAASAARAAGVPVVGILPLDDDFVEEQPAGPSPARRAALPPAVLFMPPDPSEAQAAPAATRRRRGAAEPIAAEPVAEEQPQPTTTTRRRRGAAAQAAAEPVTAEPVEAPAAAAEPVEETVTEVPVEGTRRSRRRRRGAAEETAEAEVAVEEPVLEETDETSDDAEDGDEDGDDEESGRRRRRRGRRGRGRGKGPSDESEDGESDTEDEDGDDESAEASAEEGDEETDGDGVTRRRRRRRRKGSSGDAEVGGIEDGVHTVVRVREPRRTSDEVQGVSGSTRLEAKRQRRRDGREQRRTRPPILSESEFLARREAVDRVMVVRQKQDRTQIAVLEDGILVEHYVARATSGTMVGNVYLGKVQNVLPSMEAAFVDVGRGRNAVLYAGEVNWDATGLEGRARSIEQALRSGDSVLVQVTKDPIGHKGARLTSHIALSGRHLVYVPNGNASGISRKLPDTERKRLRDILKKLVPDGAGVIVRTAAEGASEDELARDVKRLQAQWEDIQARAAEGNAPRALSEEPDLVIRVVRDLFNEDFRELVVQGEQAYAEVEGYLESVSPDLVERLRRHTGVADAFAEWRIDEQIMKALDRKVFLPSGGHLVIDRTEAMTVVDVNTGKYTGAGGNLEETVTRNNLEAAEEIVRQLRLRDLGGIVVIDFIDMVLESNRELVLRRLTECLGRDRTKHQVTEITSLGLVQMTRKRIGAGLLEAFSETCDHCKGRGVIIHPEPVPEKRSNGGGGAATQVKAVAAAPAQQAPAQQTSSGKRRRRGGDSAAPAEVTPAEVEITTPAEPAKPATIAEAATIDVEPAGDGPVAQVAEAPPAAAAPVTPPPVATPPVAQPPAAAPTASAPAAPVAGSGIISRPVKQALTNSDGSEYDISGYDLSRYDVAETNDTAEANGIDHAEDEPMRLAGSDDPDAAEDDDEDDDAVGAGASGRRRSRRSGTRRRTRP, encoded by the coding sequence ATGCTCGATAACGAGCCCCCAGTTAACCTGGGAGAACAGGGCGGTGAACGGGACGGTGCAGTCACGCCGCCCGGAGATACCGCCGCAGGCACCACCCCGGCACGCCGGACGCGCGCCCCGCGTCGCAAGGCGGCAGCGCCTGAGCCCGCGGCCGACGGGCCGGACAGCTCCGCCGCCGCTCCGAGCGAGGCGGCCGGCGCTGAGCCCGGCGGCGCCATCGAGGTCGCTGCCACCGATCCGCCCGCGCCGGCGAAGAAGGCGACCCGCACCCGGCGCAAGGCCGCTGCTCCGGCCGCCGAGCCCGCTCCGGTCGCGGGGGAGGCTGCCGATCCCGCTCCGGTCGCGGGCGAGGCCGTGGCTGAGGCCGCCGGCGTCCCGGTTGCTGAGACGAATGCCGGTGAGGCGACCCCGCCGCCGGTGAAAAAGGCCACACGCAGCCGCCGCAAGGCCGCCGCGCCGGCTGCCTCGGCCGCCCCGGAGACTCCGGCTGCGCCTGCCGACGCGGCCGCACCCGAAGCCACTGATGAGCCGGTGAAAGCCGTGAAAGCGGCAAAGGCCGCGAAGGCTGCTCCGGCGAAGGCCGCCGCTCCCGCCAAGGCCACGCGCAGCCGCCGCAAGGCCGCCGCCGCGCCCGAGCCCGCCGCCGAGGCATCGGCCGAACCGGCCGGAGAGGTTTCCGCCGCGCCGGCCGACGGGGTTTCCGCCGCGCCTGCCTCCGGGCCCACACCCGCGCCCGTGGTCGAGCCGGTCGCCGCCGAGGCCGACCTGGAGGAGATCGACGAGGAGCTGATCGCGGACGCCGCGATCGAGGCCGCCTCGGCCGCCCGCGCCGCGGGTGTGCCGGTCGTCGGCATCCTTCCGCTCGATGACGACTTCGTCGAGGAGCAGCCGGCCGGCCCGTCGCCGGCCCGCCGTGCCGCCCTGCCGCCGGCCGTGCTCTTCATGCCGCCGGACCCGTCCGAGGCGCAGGCCGCCCCGGCCGCCACCCGCCGCCGCCGTGGCGCTGCCGAGCCGATCGCCGCCGAGCCGGTGGCCGAGGAGCAGCCGCAGCCCACCACGACCACCCGTCGCCGTCGTGGCGCCGCCGCGCAGGCCGCCGCCGAGCCGGTCACGGCCGAGCCGGTCGAGGCGCCCGCCGCCGCAGCCGAGCCGGTCGAGGAGACCGTCACCGAGGTGCCCGTCGAGGGCACCCGCCGTTCCCGCCGCCGCCGTCGTGGCGCCGCGGAGGAGACCGCCGAGGCCGAGGTCGCGGTCGAGGAGCCGGTTCTCGAGGAGACCGACGAGACGTCCGACGACGCCGAGGACGGTGACGAGGACGGCGACGACGAGGAGTCGGGCCGCCGCCGGCGCCGCCGTGGCCGCCGTGGCCGTGGCCGTGGCAAGGGCCCGTCCGACGAGTCCGAGGACGGCGAGTCCGACACCGAGGACGAGGACGGCGACGACGAGAGCGCCGAGGCCTCGGCCGAGGAGGGCGACGAGGAGACCGACGGTGACGGCGTCACCCGTCGCCGCCGTCGCCGCCGCCGCAAGGGCTCCAGCGGTGACGCCGAGGTCGGCGGCATCGAGGACGGCGTGCACACCGTGGTCCGGGTCCGCGAGCCCCGCCGCACCTCGGACGAGGTGCAGGGCGTCTCCGGTTCGACCCGGCTGGAGGCCAAGCGCCAGCGCCGCCGAGACGGCCGTGAGCAGCGTCGCACCCGCCCGCCGATTCTGAGCGAGTCGGAGTTCCTGGCCCGCCGCGAGGCGGTCGACCGGGTCATGGTGGTGCGGCAGAAGCAGGACCGTACCCAGATCGCGGTCCTCGAGGACGGCATCCTGGTCGAGCACTATGTCGCCAGGGCGACCTCCGGCACCATGGTCGGCAACGTGTACCTGGGCAAGGTGCAGAACGTGCTGCCGAGCATGGAGGCCGCGTTCGTCGACGTCGGCCGCGGCCGCAACGCCGTGCTCTACGCCGGCGAGGTGAACTGGGACGCCACCGGCCTGGAGGGGCGCGCCCGCTCGATCGAGCAGGCGCTGCGCTCCGGCGACTCGGTGCTGGTGCAGGTCACCAAGGACCCGATCGGTCACAAGGGCGCCCGGCTGACCAGCCACATCGCGCTCTCCGGCCGGCACCTGGTCTACGTGCCGAACGGCAACGCGTCCGGGATCAGCCGCAAGCTGCCGGACACCGAGCGCAAGCGGCTCCGCGACATCCTCAAGAAGCTGGTGCCGGACGGCGCGGGCGTGATCGTCCGGACCGCGGCCGAGGGCGCCAGCGAGGACGAGCTGGCCCGCGACGTGAAGCGGCTGCAGGCGCAGTGGGAGGACATTCAGGCCCGGGCCGCCGAGGGGAACGCGCCGCGCGCGCTCTCCGAGGAGCCGGACCTGGTCATCCGCGTGGTCCGCGACCTGTTCAACGAGGACTTCCGCGAGCTGGTCGTGCAGGGCGAGCAGGCGTACGCCGAGGTCGAGGGTTACCTCGAGTCGGTCTCCCCGGACCTGGTGGAGCGTCTGCGCCGGCACACCGGTGTGGCCGACGCCTTCGCCGAGTGGCGGATCGACGAGCAGATCATGAAGGCGCTGGACCGCAAGGTCTTCCTGCCCTCCGGCGGTCACCTGGTGATCGACCGGACCGAGGCGATGACCGTCGTCGACGTCAACACCGGTAAGTACACCGGCGCGGGCGGCAACCTCGAGGAGACGGTCACCCGCAACAACCTGGAGGCGGCCGAGGAGATCGTGCGTCAGCTGCGGCTGCGCGACCTCGGTGGCATCGTGGTGATCGACTTCATCGACATGGTGCTGGAGAGCAACCGCGAGCTGGTGCTGCGGCGGCTCACCGAGTGCCTGGGCCGGGACCGGACCAAGCACCAGGTAACCGAGATCACCTCGCTCGGCCTGGTGCAGATGACCCGGAAGCGGATCGGCGCGGGTCTGCTCGAGGCGTTCAGCGAGACCTGTGACCACTGCAAGGGCCGTGGGGTGATCATTCACCCCGAGCCGGTGCCGGAGAAGCGCTCGAACGGTGGCGGCGGCGCCGCCACCCAGGTGAAGGCGGTGGCGGCGGCGCCCGCTCAGCAGGCGCCTGCTCAGCAGACGTCGAGCGGCAAGCGCCGGCGGCGGGGTGGCGACAGCGCCGCTCCGGCCGAGGTGACCCCGGCCGAGGTCGAGATCACCACGCCTGCCGAGCCCGCCAAGCCCGCCACGATTGCCGAGGCCGCCACGATCGACGTCGAGCCGGCCGGTGACGGTCCGGTCGCGCAGGTCGCCGAGGCGCCCCCGGCAGCAGCCGCACCGGTGACCCCACCGCCTGTCGCCACACCGCCTGTCGCCCAACCGCCGGCAGCCGCTCCGACGGCGTCCGCACCGGCCGCCCCGGTGGCCGGCTCGGGAATCATCAGCCGTCCGGTGAAGCAGGCGCTGACGAACTCCGACGGCAGCGAGTACGACATCAGCGGTTACGACCTGTCCCGGTACGACGTGGCTGAGACGAACGACACGGCTGAGGCCAACGGCATCGATCACGCCGAGGACGAGCCGATGAGACTGGCCGGTTCGGACGACCCGGACGCGGCCGAGGACGACGACGAGGACGACGACGCCGTCGGTGCGGGCGCGAGTGGCCGGCGCCGCTCCCGTCGCAGCGGCACGCGCAGGCGTACCCGTCCCTGA
- the trpS gene encoding tryptophan--tRNA ligase: protein MATTRRLTGFKPTGHLHLGNLLGALRPLIAAQNDTVSIAMIADLHAMTMDHDPAEIRALAMEQATVLLAAGVDPARTPIILQSHVSEHTELHYLLECVTGFGEASRMIQFKEKSAGGGPVRLSLLTYPVLMAADILLYDIDQVPVGEDQNQHLELTRTIATRFNARYGETFRLPGGVRPDAAARVMDLADPATKMGKSTAAGAGRIGLLDPPDVIRRTVARAVTDEFARVRRHPEQPGVTNLLNILAACTGREPADPVSYGALKREVTDAVEALLAPIRARHAELVKDPAHVREILAAGAAQVRPTATATVRRTRAAIGLLN from the coding sequence ATGGCAACCACCCGGCGGCTGACCGGTTTCAAGCCCACCGGCCACCTGCATCTCGGCAACCTGCTGGGCGCTCTGCGTCCGCTGATCGCAGCCCAGAACGACACCGTGTCGATCGCGATGATCGCGGATCTGCACGCGATGACGATGGATCACGATCCGGCCGAGATCCGCGCGCTCGCGATGGAGCAGGCGACGGTTCTGCTGGCCGCCGGCGTCGACCCCGCGCGCACGCCGATCATCCTGCAGTCGCACGTGTCCGAGCACACCGAACTGCACTATCTGCTGGAGTGCGTGACCGGTTTCGGCGAGGCCTCCCGGATGATCCAGTTCAAGGAGAAGTCGGCGGGCGGCGGCCCGGTCCGACTCAGCCTGCTCACCTATCCGGTGCTGATGGCCGCCGACATCCTGCTCTACGACATCGACCAGGTTCCGGTCGGCGAGGACCAGAACCAGCACCTGGAGCTGACCCGGACCATCGCGACCCGGTTCAACGCGCGGTACGGCGAGACGTTCCGGCTGCCCGGCGGGGTCCGCCCGGACGCGGCGGCCCGGGTCATGGATCTCGCCGACCCGGCCACCAAGATGGGCAAGAGCACCGCGGCGGGCGCCGGGCGGATCGGCCTGCTGGACCCGCCGGACGTGATCCGGCGGACCGTCGCCCGGGCCGTCACCGACGAGTTCGCGCGGGTCCGCCGCCATCCCGAGCAGCCCGGCGTGACCAATCTGCTCAACATTCTGGCCGCCTGCACCGGGCGGGAACCGGCCGATCCGGTCTCCTACGGCGCTCTCAAACGGGAGGTCACCGACGCGGTCGAGGCGCTGCTCGCGCCGATTCGCGCGCGCCACGCCGAGCTGGTGAAAGACCCGGCCCACGTCCGGGAGATCTTGGCGGCGGGCGCCGCGCAGGTGCGTCCCACCGCAACCGCGACGGTACGGCGTACGCGTGCCGCCATCGGACTACTGAACTAG
- the pepN gene encoding aminopeptidase N: MPTLTRAEAAERASLVDVETYHVDLDVTADGDTFRSRAVVRFRARPGAATFLEFEPVEASSLRLNGAPVDPSAIRDGRLHLDGLAESNELVVDALMRYSIDGEGLHRYIDPADGNVYLYQHLFINNGGRVLPCFDQPDLKASWQVSVTAPAEWTVATNGMLVSRDGGRWEFAPTKRISTYLASLIAGKYHVRTDEHDGIPLALYARAALAEHLDAEAAEIFEITKQCLDRFHEMFEIRYPFGHYQQAFAPEFNFGAMEYPGLVVFRDEMIPRSVVTESEREHRANVIAHEMAHQWFGDLVTMAWWDDLWLNESFAEYLGTRVASEATRYSGTWTTFAMHRKAWGLRADQRPSTHPVAPDEVTDTDAALLNFDGISYAKGAAVLKQLVAWLGDEAFLAGLNAHFAAHAYGNATLADLLGSLSKASGRDLSGWADVWLRRAQVNTLRAEVRRDGANYAEVAVVQTAPAGFPTLRPHRVGIGLFDQVAGGAVVRRRLIEVELEASGRTVIAELAGEPAADLLLLNDGDLTYAKIRLDEESAAAVPLLLPLLDDSLARAVIWAAVLDAVVDGERPVAELVTLVLAALPTETEVVIIEDVLRATRGLVDRYATGQARPAALELLAQAADRLLRVSPAGSSNQLAAARGLIGATTEVALLRGWLDGENVPDGLTVDADLRWLIQYRLAVLGAAGAAAIDAELAADRSASGEQWAARCRAALPDAAAKEAAWTAVVADGSLSNRLAELTAAGFWQPEQLDVLAGYAERYFAEMPEMVRVRKGMSAEKTAMAAYPDVAVSERTRQLAAGLLARADLNPILRRVVQDADDDMRRALAARG; encoded by the coding sequence ATGCCGACCCTGACCCGCGCCGAGGCCGCAGAACGGGCGTCCCTCGTCGACGTCGAGACCTACCACGTCGACCTGGACGTCACCGCTGACGGCGACACGTTCCGATCCCGGGCGGTGGTCCGTTTCCGGGCCCGGCCCGGCGCAGCGACGTTTCTGGAGTTCGAGCCGGTCGAGGCGTCCTCGCTGCGCCTGAACGGCGCGCCGGTGGACCCGTCCGCGATCCGCGACGGCCGCCTGCACCTGGACGGGCTGGCGGAGAGCAACGAGCTGGTCGTCGACGCGCTGATGCGGTACTCCATCGACGGCGAGGGCCTGCACCGCTACATCGACCCGGCGGACGGCAACGTCTACCTCTACCAGCACCTGTTCATCAACAACGGCGGCCGGGTGCTGCCCTGCTTCGACCAGCCCGACCTGAAGGCGTCCTGGCAGGTGAGCGTCACCGCGCCGGCGGAGTGGACGGTCGCGACGAACGGCATGCTGGTGTCCCGCGACGGCGGTCGCTGGGAGTTCGCGCCGACCAAGCGCATCTCCACGTACCTGGCCTCCTTGATCGCCGGGAAATACCACGTGCGCACCGACGAGCACGACGGCATCCCGCTGGCGCTCTACGCCCGGGCCGCCCTCGCCGAGCACCTGGACGCCGAGGCCGCCGAGATCTTCGAGATCACCAAGCAGTGCCTGGACCGGTTCCACGAGATGTTCGAGATCCGCTACCCGTTCGGGCACTACCAGCAGGCGTTCGCGCCGGAGTTCAACTTCGGCGCGATGGAGTACCCCGGCCTGGTGGTCTTCCGGGACGAGATGATCCCGCGCTCGGTGGTCACCGAGAGCGAGCGGGAGCACCGGGCCAACGTGATCGCCCACGAGATGGCACACCAGTGGTTCGGCGACCTGGTGACGATGGCCTGGTGGGACGACCTCTGGCTGAACGAGTCGTTCGCCGAGTACCTGGGGACCCGTGTCGCGTCCGAGGCCACCCGTTACTCCGGTACCTGGACCACGTTCGCGATGCACCGCAAGGCGTGGGGGCTGCGCGCCGACCAGCGGCCGTCCACCCACCCGGTCGCGCCGGACGAGGTGACCGACACCGACGCGGCGCTGCTGAACTTCGACGGCATCTCGTACGCCAAGGGCGCGGCAGTCCTCAAGCAGCTGGTCGCCTGGCTCGGCGACGAGGCGTTCCTGGCCGGGCTGAACGCGCACTTCGCGGCGCACGCTTACGGCAACGCCACCCTCGCCGACCTGCTCGGATCGCTCTCCAAGGCGAGCGGGCGGGACCTGTCCGGCTGGGCCGACGTGTGGCTGCGCCGGGCCCAGGTCAACACGCTGCGCGCCGAGGTGCGCCGGGACGGTGCGAACTACGCCGAGGTGGCGGTGGTGCAGACCGCGCCGGCCGGGTTCCCCACGCTGCGGCCGCACCGGGTCGGCATCGGCCTGTTCGACCAGGTGGCGGGTGGCGCCGTGGTGCGCCGGCGACTGATCGAGGTGGAGCTGGAGGCGTCCGGGCGTACCGTGATCGCCGAACTCGCCGGTGAGCCCGCCGCGGACCTGCTGCTGCTCAACGACGGGGACCTGACCTACGCCAAGATCCGGCTGGACGAGGAGTCGGCGGCCGCCGTGCCGCTGCTGCTGCCGCTGCTGGACGACTCGCTTGCCCGGGCCGTGATCTGGGCCGCCGTCCTGGACGCCGTGGTGGACGGCGAGCGCCCGGTCGCCGAACTGGTCACGCTGGTCCTCGCCGCGCTGCCGACGGAGACCGAGGTGGTGATCATCGAGGACGTCCTGCGGGCCACCCGGGGACTCGTCGACAGGTACGCCACCGGCCAGGCCCGCCCGGCCGCGCTCGAACTCCTCGCCCAGGCCGCCGACCGGCTGCTCCGGGTCTCTCCGGCGGGCAGCTCGAACCAGCTGGCCGCGGCCCGTGGCCTGATCGGCGCGACCACCGAGGTGGCCCTGCTGCGCGGCTGGCTGGACGGCGAGAACGTCCCGGACGGGCTCACCGTCGACGCCGACCTGCGCTGGCTCATCCAGTACCGGCTCGCGGTGCTCGGCGCGGCCGGCGCCGCAGCGATCGACGCCGAACTGGCCGCCGACCGCAGCGCCAGCGGTGAGCAGTGGGCCGCCCGCTGCCGGGCCGCGCTGCCGGACGCCGCCGCGAAGGAGGCCGCCTGGACCGCGGTGGTCGCCGACGGCTCGCTCTCCAACCGGCTCGCCGAGCTCACCGCGGCCGGCTTCTGGCAGCCCGAGCAGCTCGACGTGCTCGCCGGGTACGCGGAGCGCTATTTCGCGGAGATGCCGGAGATGGTGCGGGTGCGCAAGGGCATGAGCGCCGAGAAGACGGCGATGGCCGCGTACCCGGACGTCGCCGTCTCGGAACGGACCCGGCAGCTCGCCGCCGGGCTTCTCGCGAGGGCGGATCTGAACCCGATTCTGCGTCGCGTCGTGCAGGACGCCGACGACGACATGCGGCGGGCGCTGGCCGCCCGAGGTTGA
- the rplU gene encoding 50S ribosomal protein L21: MYAIVKTGGKQYKVAEGDVIEVEKLAGQPGDALTLAAVLLVDGDNLVTDAAKLASVTVSGEIAEHTKGPKIRIHKFKNKTGYHKRQGHRQPLTRVKVTGIKSGK, from the coding sequence ATGTACGCGATCGTCAAGACCGGCGGCAAGCAGTACAAGGTTGCCGAGGGCGACGTGATCGAGGTTGAGAAGCTCGCGGGTCAGCCCGGCGACGCCCTGACCCTGGCCGCGGTCCTCCTCGTCGACGGTGACAACCTGGTGACCGATGCGGCCAAGCTTGCCAGCGTGACGGTGTCCGGCGAGATTGCCGAGCACACCAAGGGACCGAAGATTCGGATCCACAAGTTCAAGAACAAGACCGGGTACCACAAGCGCCAGGGGCACCGCCAGCCGCTGACTCGCGTCAAGGTCACCGGCATCAAGAGCGGGAAGTAG
- a CDS encoding GNAT family N-acetyltransferase, protein MLIETRPALDPELAALVTAQQRELTDAGARAGERIFEPRDDIEYLVGVVNGRAVACGGWRAGEPEVAEITRMYVRPAHRGRGLGRQMIVALEEEALAAGRLVIRLETAAHLLAVIALYQSSGYARIPAYGDPRNICFEKRLPALVQ, encoded by the coding sequence GTGCTGATCGAAACCCGTCCCGCCCTGGACCCCGAACTGGCCGCCCTGGTCACCGCTCAACAGCGGGAACTGACGGATGCCGGCGCCCGGGCGGGGGAGCGGATATTCGAGCCACGCGACGACATCGAGTACCTGGTCGGCGTCGTGAACGGCCGGGCGGTGGCCTGCGGCGGCTGGCGGGCCGGTGAGCCCGAGGTCGCCGAGATCACCCGGATGTACGTGCGCCCGGCACACCGCGGCCGAGGGCTCGGCCGGCAGATGATCGTCGCCCTCGAGGAGGAGGCGCTCGCCGCCGGCCGGCTGGTGATCCGGCTGGAGACCGCGGCCCATCTGCTCGCGGTGATCGCCCTCTACCAGTCGTCCGGCTATGCGCGGATCCCCGCTTACGGGGACCCGCGCAATATCTGCTTCGAGAAGCGGCTGCCCGCCCTAGTTCAGTAG